GGTTTTGAATCTTTATATTTAATCTCTGTAAGAGTTCCATTATTTTGGCTGCTGACTCCTTTGATGTTGATCTTGAAATTAACAGGAATCGGTCAAAAAATTTATTTAGAGGTAGCTGTGAGAAGGAAAATCCACTTCCTGCACTGTGATAAAGATTGTAGGGTAGATAACAATAATAATTAAAAATCTATAAGCCTTCTATTCCAGCAGCATTTCTGCGATAAAATCTTCTGTGGTTAATCCAATAGCGAAGAAGTAATTCCTGCTAACAAAATTGTTAAAAGTCCGAGAATATCTGTACTAATTTCTAAAATCATAACTTACAAAAATTGATTACTTAATGTGAGTTTGATTTAAGGATATACATCATAAAACAAATAAACAACTGTAAATCAATTATTTTTATATATTCTGTCTATAATATAATCGCAAAAAACAGCCAACTTCTAAGTCATTAAGGTTTAGATACAAGTAAAAAGCAATTTGAAAACAATATAGATGTCCTGAAAAATCCTACCTTAAGAACAAAACATTCTAATAAACAATGTATTATACCTTTTTCTTATATCGAACTCACGTTACTTAACAAATTACTCTATATAGAGTTCCATCAGATTTCAGTTTTTGCAGTTTGATTTTCTAATAAATGAAGTACATCGCTACGCTTGTAGTAGTTTTTTCGATTGATGTACGAATAAGGCAGTAAATTTCGGTCTTTGTAATTTTGAAGTGTCCGTTTGCTAATGCCCAACAACTGACAGACCTCTTGTGTGTCCAACCATTTTTTGTCCTGACAAATGGCTTGATGTGTTTCTACTACGGACTTTGTTTGTTTGAGTAAGTCCCCTAATTTTTGATTGATTTGTTCAAATATTTTTTTTTCAATAACTATCACCTCCATAATTTGGTATCTTTTTTAGCGAAGATACTTTGAATGCAATTCGGTGAAATAAAGGCGGTCGCTTTTGGAAGTGAGTGGCTGTTTTTGGAAAGGTTTACTATTACTTATAGGTGTGTTGGCTCAATTCTTCGGTGGTGATACAAATATCATAGCCTTTTAATTTCAAGCCTTTTATAAGCTCTCTGTCTCCTGTCCATATTTTATGGTGTGTATGCAGATGTAGTGCAACAAAGAAGACATCATCTATATCAATGTCCTTAACAATATCTACGGCTTTTAGAATGTCCTTTTGAGGAATTTCTTTTGTTTCTATAATGGACACATTTTCCAGTAAATTTTGGAAAATTGCCAAGACCTCTTTTTTGCTTATTTTTAGATAATCTGCAATATCCTGTGCGTGTTCTTTAATTTCTTCAATTAAGTAAGAGGGAGCGGTAAATTGAATAGTTCTTTTTTCTCTTAAAATACTGGCAATTTTACCCTTTGGAGCAATAATAGCACTATAAAAAATATTACTATCGGTAATAACAATCATAGTACAATATTATGCTCTGCGAGTAACCTTTGGGTTAATTTTCTATTGGTTTCTTGCGAGATTTTTTTTATGAAAGAAGCCTTGCTTTCTGTCGTTTTTATAGAAATTTCTTGGTCAATATTAACCACCTTAACTCCTGATTGATTTCTAAACAAATCAACCATCTCCAAAAAGGCTTTTCCTTTTTTGGTATTTGGATTCACTTCTATGGTTAGTATTCTAGGCATAACAGATAAATCTTTTAACAAAGATAAAAAAGATTTTCCATAAAAAATAAAAAATTGAAAAAATATTAGTTTATAATCATTTATTGTTCTTTTGTTCAATTCTCTCAGGTTCTTTTTTATCTGTTTCTTTATTTATACTTCTATAAGATGCAATACTCATTAGTAAACCAAGTAAAATAAATGCCCAAGCAATCAACTTACCAAATTTTTCTAAAATCCTTACGATAACTGCCTTTTCGTAACTTGAAAAGCCTTCTATTCCAGCGGCATTTCTGCGATAAAATCTTCTGCGGTTAATCCAATAGCGTAAAGCAATTCCTGCTAATAAAATTACTATACCAAAATAAAGCCCGAAAGAATCTGTATTAATTGCTAAAATCATAACTTACAAAAATTGATTACTTAACAAAAATAATACATTACCTATAAAAAAACAAAACCCTTGATAAATTCAAGGGTTTGTAGCTATACTAAATTTTATCTGTCATTTTATTCCGTTTTCTCCTCTTTCTTAGCATTAAATTCAAAGCGTAGCTTTTGTTCTTTGCCTTTACTGTCGGCAATCCAAACCTCAAAACTTTGCGTATTGTTAGACAGAGAAGTGTAATACAATCTAAAAGTTCGGTTAGGAATTACATACATATCATTCGGTAAAAAAGGCTCTTGGTTAGCCAACTTTAGCCTACCATTACCCTCAAACTGAAAGTATCTTAATGTATAAATTTCATCTTTGTACTTTTGTTCTGATACGATTTGACAGCGAATTTCTACCGTCTGTTTTTTTAGAATACTCTTAGGAACAGGCATTGTTTTGACTTCAAACGGAAAGTTGGTTTGTATATTCAGTCTATCTTCACAAGCCGTAAGCCCCAATAAAATTATTATTGCTATACTAATTTTTACAAAATGTTTCATCTCTTAATTTTTTTAAAGTTTATAAAGTCATTCTAAATCCTAAACCTATATGCGGACGCAGCTGTTCTCTCTGTGTTCCCCATAGCATTTGTGTTTACCCTTGTAGGAAGACAAGTACATCTCCTACCAGATAACGCTCTAATCGTAGCCTTGCTAATCCTCCATAAATCATAGCATCTTTATTATTGATGACCGCACCATCGAATAGCGTGTGATTTCCTTGATTGATGAGTTCGTAGCCTACTACACCGCTCAATCCAACATTTAGGGATATATTTCGGCTACTATTCCCAACAAGGTTTAACGAGTAACCACCTTCGGAAGTAAAGGTTTCAATGGGTAAATCCTGTTCTCGATAGGTATAAACATTACGAGTGTAAGCCACTGCAAACTGCCAATAATCCCTCTCACGGGTATAGTGAATGTAGCCCAATCGAATATCATAGGCTTTAGTATTGAGTGTTAAGGAAGTTGGAAGCAAGTTTATACTTGCCTCCAATCCTTGTTGCCCAGGGAATAGTTGTTGAGCGTTCAACAGACTTATTCCTCCAAGCCAACCACACATCACTAACAATAATCTTTTCATCATATTATAATTTTAGGTTGAATTGTTGTATTTCTCTTGCGTAAATTAAGTCCTCATTACCAATGGTAAAAGATTGGTAGCGACTGCCGTTTTTCTCGAAGATTTCTACCTTGAGTAATTTATCATCGTCTAAGGTTAATTGTTTTAACATATACACGGCATTGGCTTTACTTCTTGCCTCTACTCTTTGTAGTTCTTGATAAGTGCGTAAAGGCTGAATGGGAATTTCTTGAGCGACTTCCTTTTTTCCTGTGGATTTATCGACGATTTTAAAAGTGATAAAATCCACTTGATAAGGCAGACTACTTTGATTTTTTATACGCATATCAAAGTATAATTTTCCCTGATAAACATAGATTCCTCTAAGTAGAAACTGAATACCTGCATTTTTAGAACCGATATGCTTGATAAAGTTTCGTTTTTGCTGATAAATAGATTCCATAATGAGTTGAGCCACCGCAGGGGATTGGTTTCCGATATCCGTAAACAAAATATCCGTTTTGGCACTAAAATCTTCGGTATTATACTCATTCATAATGCGTTTAAAATCCATTGTGGTCGTTTCGGGAGTCGTGTTATAGAAAATATCAAAATGGTAAAAACGACCGTCTTGGGTAATTACGGATAAATTGGTTGCGGGATGAAAGTCGGGGGTTGTGGCTTTCACACGCAGAACATTTTCCGAATTTTGGGCTTTGTCGGCAATGATATGCTCACTTCCTAAATCTACATAAGTGATGGGCGAAGGAAATATCAAATGTGTGGTTTTGTCATAAGCTACTTCTAAAAAATAAGGTTCAATTTTGCCGGGCGTTTTAGATGTAGATACTTTTGTTTCTGGTATTGTATCATTTGCGTAGTAAATACTGTCCGTTTCAGAAGTTGGCGTTTCTGTTTGTGCATAGACATTCCCGATTGTAAGGAATAAGGTTGCGATTAAAAATGGGTGTAAAGATTTCATTTGTATATATTTAAAAGTTAAAAAAAATTAAGGTTTTGATACTAATAAGACTTGATACCCAGCTTTGACCTTGATTTTAGGGTGGGCTATCTTTTTGGAGATGTAGGAACTGGTACCTTGAAGCAGACCTTTCCCTGCCTCGGATAATATTTGGTCTTTGGCAGAGGAACTAAAAGTGTAATTGGTTCCTGAAGATTGACTCAATCCTGCGGCGATTTCACGAAAAGCATTAGCTCCAGGTGTATAAGGAATATAAAGCCCTCTTTGACCGTCTAAATCGTAGGCAGTTACCGATACGGGAACGATACGCCCTTGATATTCTAATGAACTAATATCTAACAATAGCCGTCCCTCATCTATCTTTGCCATAGCGGTCAAAAGCGTACCTTTAGGCAGTACCATTCCTGCCACTCGGATAGGCTCTAAAAGTCGCAAAGGAATACGGTTGTTTTTATCAATGCGTTGCTCGGTGTGAATACAGGCTTTAATACTGTTTTTGAGTATCGGTTGTTCTTCCTTTTGGCTTTCCATAGAATGAAAACCTCTTTGGTTTTGTTGTACCCAATTTTCCAATGATTTCTCATCGGATAAGGCTCTTGGAAGTTGGCTGACGACCTTATTAGAAACGCTATATACGGGCGTAATATGAGCTTCTTTATCACTCCCTATATAGGCATTGTCGTTGGCTTTTGTTTCAGAGGTTTCATCAGAAATTTCTGGTTTATCTTGTTGTAAACTGTATTTGTTCGCCAGTTGATAGGAACGCTCCATAAGTTTCATTTGGGTTTCCAAAGGGTCTTGGGGCTTGGGAGCCGTCAGTTGTTTTTTAAGCTGGTCGATTTCTTCTTGCATTTGTTTTTTTTCCTCATCAGAATCCTCCCTGTAAAAATCATCTAAGTTTCTATGAACTTTTTGGTAAGAGGTCATAGACGCATTTATGGGATCATCTTCTGGAGGTACACTTTGCGAAAAATCTCCTAAAGACTGCATTGCCATTTGCTTTTCTTTACGCTTTTGCTCTAAAAGGTCTTGTTCGTAGGCTTGTCCTTTATCTTCGGGGAGTGAAATTTCAGCCGGTTCTGGTATGAGGTCTTGCTCTACTTTTAGTTTATCATCAGAGGCATTTCCCATAAAAAATAACAGATACATACACCCCAAGAAAACTAAGCCCATCAAAGCGAAAATGAGCCATTTTTTGAGTTGTTTTCGGGTTTCTTCTCTTTGAGCTTCGCTTTGTTCTTCTTGTGCCTGTTGCTTCTCATCGGTGAGCAATACATTGTATTTTTCTGGCTCTTCTTGATTGGTTTTATTCTCTTCCATACGATTTTATTTTTAATGTAGATTAGCGTTCAACGGTTTGTATATCTTCGTTTTGTATTACTCGGAACTGCTCTATAATAAACCCTTGAGGATTGTTGTCTGAACGAACCGAATTAACTAATTGACAAGCGGTTACCAATTGCCTCTCGGTCCTATTGCTTGATCGGGTAATATATTGCTTGGCGTAGGTTTGTACTTGATAGGGATATGTGTTAAAATCGCATACAATACTATCCACTTGTATTCTTTGACGAATATTCCCCGAGATGATTCGGTTGTAATAGCCTTTTTCCGCTAAGTCATTGTAATAATTAAAGGCAGTTTTATCTGCTAAGAAAAAGGCTCTTTTCATATTGCTTTCAATAGCAGCCTTGTCAGGTGCGATATTGAAAAAGAACTCGTGAAACCGTCTGATATGCTCACGAGCTTCCACAGGACGGTTTTGTTCGGCATCTTGGGAAAGAGCTAAAATGAGGGATTTTCCATTGTCTAATACATAGATTTTTTCTCGTTGTTGTTCTGCGAAATAATACGCATAACCAATTGAAAAAAGTGTGATGACAAGGCACAGACTAGCGAAAATAATCGCATACATTCGGATTTGTTTAAATCCTGTTTCAATATTTCTTAAAATTTTAAATTCCATAATTTGATTCCATTTGAGTTTATAATATTTTAGATAGAGTAATTATGTTTCTAAATTACCCTCTGTGCTTTTATCACTATCATTATTTTCCTCTCTACTAAAAAGTTTTCCTGCAATATATCCCGCAGCTGCCCCTGCTCCTGCGGAAGCAATGTTTCCAGCTTTTTGTGCAGTTTGGTTAATATTTCTACCAAAGTTGCCCATACCTCCTGCCTGAACTACCCAGCCTGCCACTGATGGAATCGTAAAGTATCCCACGATACCAATAATCATAAAAATGATATAAACGGTATTGGAAGTGTCAGGAATAAAATCGGGGTTGGATAATTGTTCAATATCATTGGCAAGGATTAGGGTTTGCATTTTGGCAAGTAATGCACTGAATAAATCTGAAATAGGCAACCATAGATATACGCTAATATACCGAGTAAACCACTGGCTCATAGTAGATTGAAAACCGTCCCAGACGGAAAAAGCAAAGGCAATCGGTCCGAGAATAGAGAGAACGACTAAGAAAAAGGTTCGTATTGTATCAATCACCAAAGCAGCAGATTGAAAAAGAATTTCTAAGAACTCTCGGAACATATTTTTTATTTGCTGACCTATTTTATACATACTTCGTTCGGCATACATCGCTCCCGTAGTTGCTAAATCTTTGGGCGACCAACCCAATTCCTCTAACTTTTTATCAAATTCTTTATCATCGACTAAATATGAGGTTTCAGGATTTCGGAGCATCGCTTCTTTTTCTAATAGGTCTTTTTGCTCTTGTAGCTGATGTAAATTCAAAGTTTGTCCTTCTAAAATACTATGGGTTCCCGTTACGATGGGATTAAGCACAGCATTGAGCGTTCCAAGAACAATGATTGGAAAAAACATAATCGCCAGCCCAATGGCAAAAGGGCGAAGCATTGGATAAACATCAATAGGTTCTGCTCGTGCTAAGGATTGCCAGACACGCATAGCAATATAAAATAAAGCACCTAATCCGGCAATCCCACGAGCCACAGAACTCATCTGAGATGCCAAAGGCATCATCTCATCATAGAGATTGCGAAGCATCTCGTGTAGGTTGGTAAAATCAACGGCTAATATCATTGGTATAGAATTATGTTGTGAATAAATGGGAAATGATTACCAATACCTTGATTCGGTTCCATATAAATCCAATACGCGTTTGGTATCGTTTTTCTTTTTCGCTCTTAGGTAACTTACCGATATGTTCTTCTTCGTATAGTAGCGAATAAGACTATGGTATTCTTTCACTTCTTTATAGACTTGGTCAATAATATCCATTCGCTCTTTATCATTCATAGAAAGCGAAGTGGCATTGATGATTTTTTTTAAATCACCGAGTAAGCCTGAACTTTCTTCCAACAGTTTGGAATAACCAAAAGCAATGGCTTCTAATTCTTCGGGGCTAAAATTGGGGTCTTGGGTCATCTTCTTGAAGTTGGTTACATAGATTTCGGAAATATCCCCCACCATTAAGACGGTTTCTCTAACCTTTCGTGCGTCTTTCACAATGGCTTTTACTTGCTTTAAGGCATCGTAGTATTTTTTTCCCTGTTTGTAGATTTTCTCCACTTCTCTAAAGTTATTGAGTGTATTGGCAGCAGTGGAAGAAGTTTGTACGATTTCTTGAGCTGTGTTCACAATACTTTGAGCTAAGTTCCCAGGGTCGCTTACTACCCATTGGGCATTTACCGATACACTGGTGCCGATTCCTAAAACGGCTAATGTGCTAATAATAAATCGTTTCATTTATTTTTAAATTTAAAAGTTATTAAATGGGTAAAGTATTAGAATCCTAAAGACTTTCTCTTCTCTCCTGTGCTTTTTGGCGAATGGCTAATTCCAAGTTGCCATCGAGTTTTTTAGCCAATTGCATTACTTCGTATTTCTCAGATTCTTCGGTGGTATAAGCTAAATATTCTTCGGTGCTTACCTCAGTAGCATAGACTGCCGAATGGGCACCGCCTAAGCCTATCCACACCTCTTTGTACAATCGGTTAGGAGCATTGTTTTGATTGATAGAAAGAATTTGAGATTTTTCTTTTTCGGTAAGTCCAAGCATTCTTTGAATATCCTCAAACTTGTTCATATATTTCCTTTGGTCGAGCAATATTTTACAATCGGAGTTATTGATAATGGACTCTTTTACTATTGGAGAGTGAATAATATCGTCCACCTCTTGGGTTACAATTACGGCTTCACCAAAGTATTTACGAACGGTTTTAAATAGATACTTAATATACTCTGCCATTCCCTCTTTGGCGATGGCTTTCCAAGCCTCTTCAATCAATATCATTTTGCGAATCCCTTGGAGTCTTCGCATCTTATTGATAAAGACTTCCATAATGATAATGGTAACGACAGGAAACAATATCGGGTGGTCTTTAATGGCATCAATTTCAAAAACGATAAACCGCTTGTTGAGCAAATCCATTTCTTTGTCCGAATTTAAAAGATAGTCGTACTCGCCACCTTTGTAATACGGTTCTAAAACATTCAAAAAGTTCATCAAGTCAAAATCCTTTTCCCGAACATTCTTTTTTTCTAAGACCCAGTCGATAATCTTTTTTTACAAACTCATAAAAACCATTGAAGCAAGGTTGATGCTCTGGGTCATCTTTGATGTATTGGATATAGAGATTAACCGCATTAGATAGTGCTACTTCTTCTGAACGCCTTGCGGGTTCGTCTTCGCGTTTCCAAAGGGTCATAATGAGGGTTTTGATACTTTCCCTTTTTTCTATATCGAATACATTATCGTCCGTATAAAAAGGATTAAAAGCAATCGGGTTGTCTTCGGTATATGTAAAATACACGCCGTCTGTACCTTTGGTTTTAGCGTTAATCAGTTCACAAATACCTTGATAAGAATTTCCTGTATCTACCATCAATACGTGTGTGCCTTGCTCGTAATACTGGCGTACCATATGATTGGTAAAAAATGACTTCCCACTTCCTGACGGACCGAGAACGAATTTGTTTCGGTTGGTGATAATGCCCTTTTTCATCGGTAAATCCGAGATGTCCAGATGAATAGGTTTGCCTGTCAGTCTATCCGACATTTTTATTCCGAAAGGACTGGGCGAACTATGATAATTGGTTTCTTGCGTGAAGAAACATAAGGCAGGTTCTATAAAAGTGTAAAAACTTTCTTCACTCGGAAAATCCGCAGCATTTCCAGGAATACCCGCCCAATACAAAGTGGCAACATCAACTGTATTATGATGGGGTTTACATTCCATAGAAGCTAAAGCACTTCCGCAGTCATTTTTTATATTACGGAGTTCTTGCGGATTATCTGACCACGCCATAACATTAAAATGAGCCCGAATAGAAGCCTGCTTAAAAGAATGGGCTTGATTGAGATAACGGTCAATCCATTGTTTGTTAATTTGGTTTGCACGGCTGTACCGAGCGAGTGAGTGCATATTACGAGCAGACTTTTCAAATTGTTTCAAATTCTTTTCAGAGTTATCAATAAAAAGGTATTGATTATAAATATGGTTGCAACTCAATAATAAACCCACTGGACTTGCAAAGGATAGTCGGCAGTCGCTTCTATCAGTCGATAAGCCTTCGTAGCGACTATCGGGGGATACTTTGGCAGGTAAATCTTCTGTATTAGACAAGGTGTGTAAACATAGGCGTTGGTTGCCAATACGCATTTCTTCTGGCGATAGACAAATGTCTTGTAAACTTTGATGGGTGTCTGGAGTCAAACTAAAATAGCGTTCCCATAAGCCTTTGGAATTTTTATCGCCGATATAGTCTTTTTCGGTCAATCGAGTGAGTTTTAGAAATCCACTATCATTCAAGATGCGTTCAAATTGTGCAACGGCTTCTAAAAAGCGAGTGAAATGTTCCTTTTGAGTTACTTGTTTTGGAAGAAAATGCCCTTTGCAAAGAGAGGAAAAGTTACTTTGGGTTTGCATTCTCTTTTCAGTAGTTTGTGTTATGAACAGATAGCAACGATGATTTAGAAAAGGGCGTTCATTAAAATGTCTTTCGTATGAACGCGTTAAAAAACTTAGATTTTCTTTTTGAATATTAGGTTCGTAGTTTTCCTTAGTGAACCAATCTTGTTTATGTACAATACAAAAGTCGGGTAAGACTTTGACGGCTTTGTGCCACATCGAATGTAGATGATCGTAATCATTAGAAGATAAAGTAAATAATTCGGGGAGAGCAATCTCAAAACCGATACTAACATCGGCTTCTTTGGATAGCACACAAGCATCTTCAATGGCTAACAAAGGAAATTTATGCTCCAATGTTGCCGTTTTGGATATATTTCTCATATACTTTTGGATTTATGTTGTGAATTGTGTAGAAATTGCTGAATCGTTTTACGGTGGATAAGGTATTTCGGATGTCTTCTATTAGCAGCGATTTTCATCAAGCCGTGTTCGCCATATTTTCGGTTCAGCGAAAAAGTCTGCCAGATGACTAACCCCGCCAATAGGACACCGAGACCAATGGTGATGTAAGGACTTACGCCCACGATATAGAGTATCATCGTAAGTAGCAGGACACCCAATAAACCACCTGCGAAAATAAACAGGTATTGAGCTTTGAGTCCTTTGAACTCTACCGTTCTGCCGATGCCTTTATTGATGGCAAAACTCTTTTTCTTTCTTTCCATAGGACTATCGTTTATAAAAAGAAAGACCTTAGAATGGTAGCCGCTACAATCAAGAAGATACAAGCCCCAAACCACGAAGCGGCGGTTTTACTTGTATCAGGATCTCCATTGGAAAATTTATTGTACACTTTTACGCCGCCTATCAATCCTACGACTGCACCAATGGCGTAAATGAGTTTAGTAGCGGGGTCAAAGTAAGAGGTAATCATTTGTGTGGCTTCGTTGATACCACCCACGCCGTTACCTTGGGCAAATAGGACAGTTGATGCGAGGGTACAGCTCCCTAATAAGACTGTTTTAAATACATTTTGTTTTGCCATTTTTTATTGTTTTATGAATTTTTGGCAAATGTATAAGCCCTCTCTCAACGGGTTATATTCTTGGCTTGTTTTGGAATTTGGTGGCGGGGAATGGCAGTATTTAATGAATTTTTGTCACTATGAAAGGAAAAATATGATTAATTAATGTAAAGCTGGATGTCAATGTGGCGTAAATTAATACTAGGCACTATCATTGAGTACTTTAAATCAATATAATATTAACTAAATAAAATGATGAATAAAGAAGAATATCTGCAAAAAGTACTAAAAACACATAAAATGTCTCATGTAAATGAGCTATTGAAAAAATACATGAAAAAAAGACAGGAGATAAAGGAATGTCTTGAGCAAGAATATGGTAAAAGTATATATAACCCTATGAACTCAGGTTCTTATGCCAAACATACAGCTATAAATATTAAGTTTGATTTGGATATAGTTATTCCGTTCAAAAGAAATTCGTTTGCGACATTAGAGGAAATGTTTGAAAATATATATAATTTCCTTAGTGAAACATACTCTGATGTAGCTACTGTTAGAAAACAAAAGGTTTCTATAGGGATTATATTTGATGAAGACAAAGATGGTGATGTTATAAATATAGATGTTGTTCCGGGTAGAGAGTTTAATGATAATCAATATATTGAAGACAAAAAACTCAATTTATATGTAAATTCAGAATATGGACAGATACAAAAGAGTAAATATATTCAAACCAATATTCAAGCTCAAATTGACCATATAAAGGGAAAAAATAATGAAAGGAGTATCATACGCTTATTAAAAATTTGGAAAAATAGTAATAATGAGCCGTACAAATCGTTTTTCCTAGAGTTAATAACAATCAGAGCTTTTAACAAAAAAAATATTACGGGGAATTTATGGGAAAAATTGAGGTCTGTGATAGAATACATCAGAGATAATGTGGCTAATGATGGCTTTACCCTAAAAGACCCAGGGAATAGTAGTAATAATGTTGCTGATACCTTAAAATCTTGGGAAAAAGAAGCTTTAAAAAACAAAATGGAGTTAATGATATCTAATATTGAAAATAACACGGAAGCTATAAAGGTATATTTTCCTATAAATGAAAATTTTGAGGAAGAAGATAAGTATGGTTTAAAAGACTTTAAAATAGCGCCCTCAATACCCAGTAAAAGTCAACAGTTCGGATAAATAATGGGTTTTCATAATATAGAGGATATAAATCGTGTTATTACTAAAATTCATTTTGTGAAAATAATAGATGAGTTTAGTAAAGATGGGGATATTATAAGAGGAAAAGTTTTACTACAACATATAGAAGGTTTAAATAACAATTTAGAGTTTGAAGTCGTAATATATCCTCAATATCCCTTTAAACATAATGAGTCAGAAACAATAAAATTTGTTAATAAAGATTTGGTTCATTATAATCATGTAATGAAAAATGGCGAAATATGTATTCATACATTACATAGCTCTAAATTAAAACAAAAATTGATTGCTGACTTTGAATCGTTACGGGCATGGGTGGAGAAATATTATATAAACAAAGAAAATGATAGTCATTATGAACATATTGTAATAGAGGAACAACCTTTTGAAGGAGTCTATTATTCATATCAGTTTACTGATGTAGAATATTTTTTCACTAAAGGAGAATTCGGGGTGATTAACTTAATCCCTTTTAGCACAGGAATTTATAAAGGGAAAGGCATTTTAAATTCTTTAGTAAAATCTTTTCTACCCTATACAAAAGGAATAAGTATAGATAGTAAGTGGAATAATTTCTATATGAATTTAGAAGCCAAACATTATGGGCTTTTTTTATTCTTAGGAGATGTCCCCGCTCTATATAACCGATTTGCTTTTTCTAATTGGTTAGAGTTTAAAAATTGTATTCCGAAGGAGTTTCTTGATCTTCTAAATAAGCACAGATTAAAAAGTAAGAAGAATAAATCAACTCTTTTACCTATATTCTTTGGATATAATATCCCTAACGGTAAAATTCACTGGATTTCAGCAATAGTTAAACTTAATGATATGCCTATAAAAGCTGTTCCTGTAAAAAATGATAAAGGTATAAAGATTAAGGGAAAATGGGAAGGTCAACTACTTAATAAAAAAATAACTTGGGCAATAACAATTATAGGGGTTGGAGCGATAGGTAGCATTGTAGCTAAGACACTTGTAAAGTGTGGTGCTAAAAATATAGATTTGGTAGACTATGATTTGAAAGAACCTGAAAATATATGTAGATCAGAATATGAATTTATAAATGGGTTCTGTGATAAAACAGATGAATTAGTTAAAATCCTAAATGAAACCTCACCTTTTGTGAAAGTTAAATATGCCAATGAGGAATATTTCTCATATATCAAAGCGTTATATAAACTAAGAAAAGTAAAAAGCAATTATGAAAACTTCCTAAATAATTATGATATTGTATTTAACTGTTCTGCTGATAGTGATTTAATGTATGTTCTGGATGATTTAGAAC
This Riemerella anatipestifer DNA region includes the following protein-coding sequences:
- a CDS encoding helix-turn-helix domain-containing protein, translated to MEVIVIEKKIFEQINQKLGDLLKQTKSVVETHQAICQDKKWLDTQEVCQLLGISKRTLQNYKDRNLLPYSYINRKNYYKRSDVLHLLENQTAKTEI
- a CDS encoding PIN domain-containing protein translates to MIVITDSNIFYSAIIAPKGKIASILREKRTIQFTAPSYLIEEIKEHAQDIADYLKISKKEVLAIFQNLLENVSIIETKEIPQKDILKAVDIVKDIDIDDVFFVALHLHTHHKIWTGDRELIKGLKLKGYDICITTEELSQHTYK
- a CDS encoding DUF3872 domain-containing protein; amino-acid sequence: MKHFVKISIAIIILLGLTACEDRLNIQTNFPFEVKTMPVPKSILKKQTVEIRCQIVSEQKYKDEIYTLRYFQFEGNGRLKLANQEPFLPNDMYVIPNRTFRLYYTSLSNNTQSFEVWIADSKGKEQKLRFEFNAKKEEKTE
- a CDS encoding conjugal transfer protein TraO, which encodes MMKRLLLVMCGWLGGISLLNAQQLFPGQQGLEASINLLPTSLTLNTKAYDIRLGYIHYTRERDYWQFAVAYTRNVYTYREQDLPIETFTSEGGYSLNLVGNSSRNISLNVGLSGVVGYELINQGNHTLFDGAVINNKDAMIYGGLARLRLERYLVGDVLVFLQG
- the traN gene encoding conjugative transposon protein TraN, whose translation is MKSLHPFLIATLFLTIGNVYAQTETPTSETDSIYYANDTIPETKVSTSKTPGKIEPYFLEVAYDKTTHLIFPSPITYVDLGSEHIIADKAQNSENVLRVKATTPDFHPATNLSVITQDGRFYHFDIFYNTTPETTTMDFKRIMNEYNTEDFSAKTDILFTDIGNQSPAVAQLIMESIYQQKRNFIKHIGSKNAGIQFLLRGIYVYQGKLYFDMRIKNQSSLPYQVDFITFKIVDKSTGKKEVAQEIPIQPLRTYQELQRVEARSKANAVYMLKQLTLDDDKLLKVEIFEKNGSRYQSFTIGNEDLIYAREIQQFNLKL
- the traM gene encoding conjugative transposon protein TraM — translated: MEENKTNQEEPEKYNVLLTDEKQQAQEEQSEAQREETRKQLKKWLIFALMGLVFLGCMYLLFFMGNASDDKLKVEQDLIPEPAEISLPEDKGQAYEQDLLEQKRKEKQMAMQSLGDFSQSVPPEDDPINASMTSYQKVHRNLDDFYREDSDEEKKQMQEEIDQLKKQLTAPKPQDPLETQMKLMERSYQLANKYSLQQDKPEISDETSETKANDNAYIGSDKEAHITPVYSVSNKVVSQLPRALSDEKSLENWVQQNQRGFHSMESQKEEQPILKNSIKACIHTEQRIDKNNRIPLRLLEPIRVAGMVLPKGTLLTAMAKIDEGRLLLDISSLEYQGRIVPVSVTAYDLDGQRGLYIPYTPGANAFREIAAGLSQSSGTNYTFSSSAKDQILSEAGKGLLQGTSSYISKKIAHPKIKVKAGYQVLLVSKP
- the traK gene encoding conjugative transposon protein TraK produces the protein MEFKILRNIETGFKQIRMYAIIFASLCLVITLFSIGYAYYFAEQQREKIYVLDNGKSLILALSQDAEQNRPVEAREHIRRFHEFFFNIAPDKAAIESNMKRAFFLADKTAFNYYNDLAEKGYYNRIISGNIRQRIQVDSIVCDFNTYPYQVQTYAKQYITRSSNRTERQLVTACQLVNSVRSDNNPQGFIIEQFRVIQNEDIQTVER
- the traJ gene encoding conjugative transposon protein TraJ, with protein sequence MILAVDFTNLHEMLRNLYDEMMPLASQMSSVARGIAGLGALFYIAMRVWQSLARAEPIDVYPMLRPFAIGLAIMFFPIIVLGTLNAVLNPIVTGTHSILEGQTLNLHQLQEQKDLLEKEAMLRNPETSYLVDDKEFDKKLEELGWSPKDLATTGAMYAERSMYKIGQQIKNMFREFLEILFQSAALVIDTIRTFFLVVLSILGPIAFAFSVWDGFQSTMSQWFTRYISVYLWLPISDLFSALLAKMQTLILANDIEQLSNPDFIPDTSNTVYIIFMIIGIVGYFTIPSVAGWVVQAGGMGNFGRNINQTAQKAGNIASAGAGAAAGYIAGKLFSREENNDSDKSTEGNLET